The window CATAAGAATTTTCGctattcacaatactcgaattCGGGATTTTATTTGAGGGAAACAAGCACAAAATCATTTGAACCAACCCCTTATTGGTTGAGATCGGTACTCACTACGGCCGGTCAATATTTACCCTTATGAGTGCGTCATATACTGAAGCTACTTATTCTGTTCAAAAAGTTAAACAAGATGCAAAATTTCATAGTTTAGATAGAAACTAAAAACATCATcctaattatttaatatatactaCATAATACaatatttatccaaaaaagaagaagaagaatacagtcccccgactttaaattttgtgAAATTCATACTGAAAATCCTATAATGAACATAGATACAACCTGGTAAGGTACACTTTGCTTATATACATGCATGTGCTTAATTGccaagcaaaaagaaaaaagaaatccaaATAAATTGTTTAACCATTTGTTTACTGAAATAGGACTATCTCTAGAATTAAAAATGTAAAGGGCGGCAATGTGATCATCTTTTTCCTCCACCACTCCACTGCATCTGCACGCATGCATATTAATATTGAATCATACCTCTCAAAATGATTCTCCCCCGACGTTGGAGTTGCAAATTCTTCGCCCATAAATTCGCAGAACATTGCAATCTCTGCCATTGCTCTTATTTGGCTTAAATTTCAACGTAAGTTCCGGCATAATTAGCGACAATACTAAATAATAATGGAAGTCGAAATTGCGAGGAGACAGTTGCACTATACATATATGGGCTTAGATTTATGATGCAAGACTGTCCACAGGCCGAAATATCATTGAATTGCACATATTTTTAACTCTCTCTCTAATGTGAATTGATCTAAACTCTTTAATTCTGTGAAAACTTTTCAATGGCTTTTAACTTAGAGGTACGAAAGGAGCTAATCGGTAGCGCACTTATCCGAGGTTCCGGATACATTTTACCCTCTCAAATACATATCATAACCCTTGAGTGATAGTGTAACATTCATCAATGGTGTTATTTCCTCCGGATTTgatgagaaaatttatgagATAAATTACAAACTCGAttattataatgaaaatttgattaatgaaaggaaaaaagtgtatatatacacatttaaATTGATATTCAAATTTATGATTTCTTAATTTGGTATGACTTTGCATGTTCAATCATAAGCATTTTGCATATAAATATTCGTATAACACTTCAACCAAAAGTAGATGTATCACATTACATATTACACAAAATTAATATACAACTTCTCTTTACCtttctggaaaaaaaaaacttttctcTTTACattactggaaaaaaaaaatttctcttcGCATTTAAACCAATTTTTGTATATATGATTTAAACAGAAAAATGGATTTTGGCAAGGCATGTGAACTAGGCTTGATTTAGGATTTTTATACTATACACCGCATGTGCAAACTATTTTTCCACAAGCGGCTCCTAGAATTGTGACAAGTGTCTtcctttaactttaactctaacaccgttagtttttattttttttcggcgTGAACCTAGGTATCCGAAAGCTCAATTGGATCcccaactaattcagtcaAACCTGGTCGACTCACTAAGAGATAAAGCTTTTTCAGCGTGAATTTTATGTATTCACCAGGACTCGAACTTAAGACTTCACTTAAGTGGAATAAATGtcgaaccacttgaaccaatccacgttaccttttattttaaatcatatttttgtaatcaaaagttttagaaattaCTGGAAATATGACATTCATTTCCTGATATAGTTTCAACTAATTTGGAAATTATCCATTTCAATTTACACTAGTCACAAAATCTTTCCTTaactgttttcttttttctcggCTGgactaacttttttttttttaatatcacTATACATTTCTTAGTGATTGAATTACAACTTCATCACCTTATTGTTTCAAGTAGTAAAAATGTTATGCTCCCTGGTCAATTAGAAGAAATGATATAGGCTTTGAGTATGTAAAACAAACTCTAGTTTACATACTGTTAGTATCAATTACATGACATTATATTTAGTTTTGTTCTAACAAGAATTAATAAATCATGTATTTAACGTTATCAATCTTGAACATTGTTTTGAACTTTTAGCTCCGTATAGTTCTTAGCACTAACTTGTCGGTCTTATTTATCAATAAGAAAAAACACACAATCATATGTAAAGGAGGCAAAATTTTatggaaaaatttattattgctTAATTATAACTGTATAAAAGGACCATTGAGGATTACGAGATGATCAAAGACaagtatatattatgaaattcACTCAAGCCCGTAAGGTCTGACCAATTTTTAACTCGTTGCAATGATTTACACTTGGTTTGGAAGTGTTATCGTTGAAATATTGTTGTCCAAATATATGTACTGAAGTATGCTGAAAATAAATgttaattttagaataagtAAAAATGTTTGGAATGTAACACTTGAAAACTgctgaaagtaaaaaaatgcaattattaatacTTGAAACATATAAGTAAATTTTATAAGCATCTATTAACTTGAGAAAAATCACGTTTGCAACAAAAATTTCAACCCAAACCATGATTTAAAAACTCTCATCAAACACCAAATTTACTTaagattataagaaaaaagtgATTATAAAATCTCCCACTGCACTCTCAAATAAACTCTTAACATCAGTATGATTCAACTacttaaaaaagaattaatcaGAAGTTACATTCTATACACTTCAATAAACTAAAATGAAATACTCAAAACAAACACAAAATTATTCCCGTTACACTCGTTGAAACCCTTCATAAGATTTTCGTGTCATTACCATTTCTCAAATAGTGAGTAGAATTTTATGGGATGTATAGATGATATGAACTATAAATTCTCAATAAGTGGAAATTATTTTAGGATATCAATGACATATAAATggtaataatttataatattaattaaaaagatacCATTTTTTTGGTAAGAAAAAGATGCCATTTAAGttttaaataaaagataatggtgttagagttaaagttaaacgAGGACACTTATCACAATTCTCACAATTCTAGAAGCCACTTATGGAAAAATAGGTTGCATAGACCGGCGGGTTTTTTTGGTCGAGGCAATCATTTCTgaacaataaaaaagaaaaacaaaggtagttcacccaaaaaaaaaaaaaggtattcCAAGCTGGGCAGTCAACATCTTCATCGTACATAAGACTcaataatttcctttttttctttctatttctttgtATTATTGCTGGACAACAAGAGAGACGTTGCAAAATGGTTGGtctatgaaatatatatgtaattaataatttggCAAAGAAATAAGAATGGTTCCGAATCAGATCCAACTAATTCCTACATGGGTCCAGTCTCTCCCGTAGGCCTCTTGAGCATTATGTAATATGAGTAGttggatctccaatttatCGACGTTAACTAGTCAGGAAATGGATACCCGTGCTTCGTGTAAAGATTCATAGCAGTTAAGGATTTTGGTTGGATTTCCGATTGATTCTGGCTTGACTTGAATCTGATGATTAGGTTATATCCCAACCCCAAGATCAGAAGCAGGTGGCTCCAATTGGGCTTAGTCTGTCAGGGGTGAATTCCATGGAAGGAATTGGTTTTCCCGGGAAAATTGTTTCCGGTAATCGGTTATCATTTTTAGCTGATAACAGCAATGACAGTTTGTACAGCAGTGAAGAGTATTATCAAGAAAGCCGAGAAAACGGAAATGAATGACCACAGGCTGCAGAAGTAGGTCCTCATCATCGTGGCCCAGTTGCTGCAGTAGAAGGACTTGATGTTCCGGAATTGCTCCGAGAGGTAACGGTTGTGGACATTGAACACCAAACTCTTCCCCAACTTGTTGAACAGATTAGCCACCAAGATCTCGTCTTGAGAGAATCTCGTGATGATCCTGTTGGAGCAGAGAAAAGCCACGTCCTTGGGGCTGGTTTATGAGGCAACTCATGAAGGAGACGTAGTCGGTAAGGTACTTGGGCCCTGGCCCGGAATCTTGGCATTGTTTGAGAGCGAGACAGTTGATGAGTAGCGTGCTCGTGAAGAAGTCGTTAACTGTGATGGATGGAATCTCGAGGACCCGATCCTGGAAATTAATGTCCAGTGCTTTCGAAGACCTGAACTTGATCCGGGAAGGCCTGAGTTGGATTGCAGATTTGAATGGATTGATCCAAGGGCCGATATTGCTCCTTTGAGCAGCAACGACTGATCCGATCTGAAGGGACGAGGCTCAGGAGGAACAGGTGGAGTAAATGGTTGCCCCTTAGGTTTGGAAACCGGTCAGCCGTTTGACCGGGTCTCGGAAATGCGAGATTGAAGACGTCCAAGGCAAGTATCGATAGAAGGTTGTCCTTGTAAGGCCCCTCGAGGTTGTTCCTAGTGCTCGTGAAGAGGGACTTGAGGACCAAAAAGGGGAGTTGGTTCTCGAGCTTTAGTAGGTCACGGATTAGGACTGGAATGATCCACGGCTGGGAAAATATCCGGTCATCCTTGTCTATTCGGGCTGCTTCTCTCCTACCAAGATGTCACGAAACAGCCGTCGAGTAACATCATCTCTACAAAATCGCCACTGGACATGAGAACCGGTTCTGAGCAGCAATCGCGCATTTGCTTCTCCATCATCTGGGTCATATCCTCGATGTAGTCTCTGAGGTTCTCCAGTCCTCGGGCCAGGAACAGCTCGAGGAAGAACCATTTGTGCTCTTCGAAATCGAGTAAGTGGGCCTTCCCCCTTTGATAAGGGCCTATGGACACGATCTCAGGCTCCTCGAACTTCCGGTTGATCCCACGGAGGGTAGTTGGGAGCCTAAAGATGGAACAACACGGCTTCCTTCTTTGGGTGCTCATACGGGTGGCTTGCCGTTCCTCGAGCCTGCGATGGACCCGAGCCAACGAGTAGTTGATTGCTTCAAACCTCGGGTGAGGCAATAGAGACGGATCTTCGCTGCTCGGGCCTGCTCCAATGGATTTGAGTGGAAGCTATGAGCTTGGCCCATTGGGCATATGTGGCGGACGGCTCTTCATAACTGTGAAGTCATTCTCTTCCATAGATCCGGAAGCTGACCCTGGTCGGCTCGCCATTTCAATGGCTCGATCTTCCATTTCATCTATCTCTATCGCTCTGTGAATGTAATCCATTTCCGTCTATATGTTTCAAGATACGAACTTGAACGGAAGGAGGGGAGGGGAGCAGATGATGGAAACAGAGGAAGCATACAATTGAGATGGAGATATGATATCCGACGTCTTCAGAGGGATCAATCTACAAATAAACAGTGATGTGTAAGTTTCATTCGTAGCTTCTGCCAATTAGATGGGAAAGGTAGGTTGAACCTTCTCTAAGACGGACGGGTTGATTGGAAAAATATTAGGCGCGACTAACACATATACTGTAGTATATAACTTTTTATTCAGTAGTGTATGTCACATTATCTTGTGGAACTCACAACacttatttcttttatatttttcttaatattggATTGATACTAATAAATGTCACTATCTTGTGTTAATATCACCTAATATTTTCTCGAGTTGACCCGTGCCGGCTGGCGTTAGTCAGTAGTTAGTCCAAGTCTTTCATTGCACCCAAGGGATGTGTTTACTGAGAAGGAGGGCCTAATTGAAGAtcagataaaataataagggCCTGGCtgaattaactttttttcaaGGGGCGTCACTGAAACAACATTGAATCTTGACGGACCAAACTGTCATATAACCAATCCGCTTCTTATAACCTCCACGTGGCAGCCCATGAATCAGCCACtaaagggcataaccgtcatttcaTAACAAGGGGCGGGACCAGAAATCGCGGCTCCCTCCTTGTCCGGTGGGGCGGTTTCGCGCCTTATCCCCTGAAGAGTGGAGCCTCTGCAATGGCGGTGGTGGCCGTACACAATGTGCTGCCGTGCTCGAACCTCACCCCCCTGAAGTACAGCAGGTCGACGACGAAGCTCCCGACTCGCTTGGAGTCACGCAGAGCTGCCCCCGGCTCAGCTGTCACCAGGTGCTGCGAAGGGAGTAGCGGCGAGGCCGGCCGCCTAGTGACGGTAAAGAACGGTAACGACTCGCTGGAGATATGCAGGATCCTCAACGGCCTTTGGCAGACCAGCGGTGGGTGGGGCAGGATCGACCGGGACGACGCCGTGGAGGCCATGCTCCGTCATACCGACGCCGGCCTCTCCACATTCGACATGGCCGATCACTGTATGTAATGATAATGCTATTTCTGGGCTCAGCTTCCTGCCTCCTAAACCCTAGCTCTCTCGACGGGATTTATTCTTGGCAAAGTGTAGAATTAGGGTTCAAGGATgcaaaataaggaaaaagtTGGGACCTTTTAGCAAATAAGGCGAAACCTTCCTGAACATAAAGTGAAGAGCTGAGACATGGAAGCAGCAGCAGATAATAGGATAGGAACATTCCATACTATTGCCGAGGATACTGCATTCTGTGTGTTATTGATAGTTCTTCTCTTCCTTGAATTCTGAAATTCCTGTACTGCAAATGGCAGAGCTTTTGCAGCACCCTTACGGCAAATTCAACTTTAACTCAAATCAATTTAAATGCCAGAAGAGTCACTCACACAAAAAGACCTAGTTGGAGACCTTACCTGTGTGAGCTAACTGAAGATAACCACCAGACCGTGGTTAAGAACAGGAAGGATTCGATTGATATGTGCTGTGTTGTGAATGGGATGTGGCAGATAAGTGGTAGATGGGGTAGAATTGACAGAGAAGATGCTATTGATGACATGCTACGATATGCAGATTCGGGATTGAGCACCTTCGACTTAGCTGACATATGTAATAACTTTGCCAAAGTTGTGTTTGCTGGTTTCTGTCCCTCTGAGTCTGTCGCTTTCATGATAGAAAATGTGTAGGTGATCACATGAGGAAGGTTTGACAGTAAACTGTATTTGCATATACTAGTTAAAGAACTTCGATTGCCTAATTCTTTTACAATCTCAGATGGGCCTGCTGAAGATCTCTATGGAATCTTCATCAATCGTGTTCGCAAGGAACGCCCACCAGAGTACCTAGAAAAGGTCCGTGGGTGAGTATCAAATATGTATCAAAGTGGGATAAAAGAATATTGAATGGCTTAAGCTTTCGCATTCTAACCTTTCAAGGATTTTGCAGTCTCACCAAATGGGTGCCTCCCCCAGTTAAGATGACCAGTGACTATGTCAAGGAGGCTATTAATGTTTCAAGAAAGAGAATGGATGTGGCTTCCTTGGATATGCTTCAGTTTCACTGGTAAGTACCCCTTGCGTCTCCAGTCCctctcatatttttatttcatcatAAAAAGGACTGTTCTTTAGGTCTCTAGTAGATTTCTTGAATTATGGGTTCTGCTAATGAGTTGAAATTATATCTGCATTGCCTCTGAAGAATTTGTCTTACAACTGAATAGGTGGGATTATTCCAATCCTGGTTACCTTGACGCGCTGAAGCACCTTACAGATCTGAAAGAAGAAGGTCAGTGCCTCGTCTAGTACATTGTTCACTTTAACGTTTGTTTGGATCACAGGTTGGGAGGGTTATGGAGGGGTAGGTTATGAAAGGTTATTACACAATTTTATATTGTAACCCTTCCTAACCCAAAATCCAAACAAGCTATAACTGATCAGCCTGGTTTTCTTGATTCTCTTAAGTTTCTTCTTTAACTGGATGAAGGTTGAATCTGTAGAGTTACTCCTGAAAGTGTTATGCAGGCAAAATAAAAACTGTTGCTTTGACTAACTTCGACACAGAGAGATTGCAGATAATCCTTGAGAATGGAATTCCCATCGTAAGCAATCAGGTAGAAGCAATTAATGTTGTAAAAGTTTATTTTTGTTACTGAGAAATATCTATTTCTGACTGGAATTTTATCATGCAACTTTCACCAGGTGCAACATTCAATTGTCGACATGCGTCCTCAACAGAAGATGGCAGAGCTTTGTATACTTAGTGGAGTTAAACTCATaacgtctctctctctctctctcctcccccttccgccccccccccccccccccccccccccccccggccTGTCTCTCAGTCATTCTTCTGGCTTCTTTTTTCAAATGCCGAGTGCTTTGTTGCAGATATGGTACTGTAATGGGTGGTCTGTTGTCTGAGAAGTTTCTCGACACTAACTTGTCAATACCTTTCGCTGGCCCTCCATTAAACACTCCTTCTCTCCAGAAATACAAAAGGGTATGTAAATTTTCAAGATCTTTTACATTAGTTTTGCCCAAGTATTCTTTCTGGAAGAAGTCAGAGCATAAAGTTGTGAGCTTTTGGAAGCATCTGGCTTTAAAGCTCTAAGCATGGTTGGATTCTCATCAGAGGACCAATGTGACAGAACACTGTTGGATGCATTCCTTTGCTAGCAGGGCTTCGGCCCATCTCAATTGAAGAGTCTTCAATCAGTAATCTCGTAATCTCGACCGGCTCGAACCACTACGTTATCCATGCTCCGGCTTTTTTGTATATTcgaacaaaggagaaaaaaaatataaagaagaaGACTTTGGTTTGAAATTATCCAGTGTGTCTATGCAATCACCTATGCAAGTAGCTACTGGATGTTTGTTATTTCTCTACTGATGATGGGGTTTACAGATGGTTGATGCGTGGGGAGGATGGAGCCAATTTCAAGTTTTGCTTCAGACTCTTAAGAAAGTGGCTGACAAACATGGGGTTACAATCCCGACAGTTGCTGTGAGATACATACTTGACCAGGTAGGATTCATCTTTTCTAACCGACTCAGTTCAGTATATATTCTGCACTGCTCTAATAATTTGGTCCCTAAACTTGCAGCCAGCAGTAGCAGGATCCATGGTGGGCGTTAGACTCGGCCTGTCGGAGCATATTAATGACTCAAAGAAAGTATTCTCCCTAGTTCTTGATGAGGAGGATGTAAACAGTATAAAGGAAGTTTCTGAAAGGGGAAGAGATCTCCTTAAAGTGATCGGTGATTGTGGAGATGAATACAGGCGTGCTTGAGACTATTACTAATGCCTTGAAGCATATGTAATTGCTCCAGATGTTGTACTGGCTTTGTAGTATATTATCTGAGATCTTGTATATTCGCCAAAACATACTGAGATTTTGTCGAACCATATGACAATTTTGTTCGTTCTTTATGAGAGAGGTGTAAGGTTAGCTCGTGTTCCTGTTCTTGTGCTGACTGTTCCCAAGTCAAAACTCGCTCTCTTGCCATTCCTTTCACCGACGCTGTAAACATCGGATTTATATGTTCCTCATTTTGATTCAATAATACATTAATCTTTTCCAGTTCTTCGGTAAGATATTTCTTCCATGAAGGCCAGTAATAAATTCAAGCCAGTCTCAAATTGTTGAAGAAAGGTTTCATTTGCAGAACATATCTCCTTACAAGAAGGGCACATATGGTATGCCAACATATTCACATTCCGAGACATCTTTACATGCAGATGTAATGAAATTCGACATGGTGAGAAGTGAGAACAATGTCTTTCTCCGCCAAATCACAACCAATCGCCTTTGGGAATATGCATGTACTGGAATCAAATTAAACCCCAAAATGTGGTGAGAAGTACAAGGACCTTTGATGACCATTTATCTATCCACTATGATGACCATTTATCTAACCAATAgacatatacacacacacacatatatatatatatattggtgaaTAACTATGGTTGATATGAACTTGCAAGTGAGTGACAATCTTCGCATATTCCAATATCTTTATCTACTCTTATGGGTGCTCTGCTCGGCAGAGAAATGAACTCGAAAGCCTCAATCTTCATTTTGACTCCCAGTTCCTCTACATTATGCAGCAGATGATTTCTATCACCCACACGTCCCAAATTCATCCATCCATTCTTCTGTCTCAGCTAGTTTAGCTGAGACCTCCTTCCTCGGCTTCTCATCGGAGACAAATTTGTAGATTTCTTTGTAAATCTCAATGCAGCTCAAGCTTCCTAGTAGGAGGAACACTGagaatttatttttcgatGCACATCCCAATTACCTAATGCTAGGAGGACTTGCTTGAGCATCGAATGCGTGTAGATATTGCTTGGTTCCGGCTCGAGGAGCTTATCAACTGCATATTTTGCTGTTTTCATATCCCCATTAATGCAGGCATGTCCTGTAACATGGCTAATGTCTCATGCACAACACCCTGCCTCGTGTACCCGGCCAATAGGAGAGTCCAAGGGATGAGGGTTCTGTGAGCAGTGAGCACTGGCATTGTCACAAGTCTGCATATGCAGGTTGAACAGGAAGATGTCTGATCAAGCCAGTTCCTGGGGAAGATGCAAGGAGCCATTCAGTTGTTTCAAGACTTCTGCTTCCATGCGGAAAACATGATATCTTCGGGAAAATCTTCTGGCGTCGGGAGTAATGGGACAGTGAAGGACATGACAGATGCATCGATGCCCAATTTTTGGCCTACAAAGCTTGCATTGAAGATAGTCGCAGAGAACATGCTGAGAACACTGCCATTGATGCAAGAAAATGAAGGGTTTAGGAGATCTCCGTTAACCACTTCAGTGGCTGAGCTCAGTTCGCAGCTCCGGTGGTCCACGACCGTTGGCTAAAAGATAAGAACAATAACGGTATTAACTGAAAGTTATTCGGGCCGGTTCTCGACGAGGCCCAAGCCCGCATACATTCGGGTCGGTAGGTCCGTCATTCTGTCGTTTTATTCCTTAAATTTCCCGGAAAATAACTGAAAATTACCCGCTCTGGTCTGGTCAGCTGGGAAGAAAGAGAAGTCTGTTACCGAATCGATGCAGAAGGaattaaattgaaagtttCTTCTTCGCATTCGCGTTTCCTGCCGGGAAGATCCTTACTTCCCTCTTCTCTGTACTGTCGTTTCGTCTCCTTCTGCGAGCTTCAGACACTCGCAGTTTCGGCCGAGCTCTGCCTTGCCGCTCCTTCAAGCTTCGGTCTTTGTTGCCGGTAAATTTCCTTTCATGGTGAAGAGAACCACTTCTAGTATTTACTTTCCTGTGTAATTCAATCTCCTTGGTGAGTTTTATACGGGTCCATTGTCGACTGGTATATGGGTGCTCGATCATGTCTCGTGTCTGTTTGTCGAAATGCTCGGGTGAGCTTCTGAATCCGCGAGTAAGAAAATGATCACATTTGTCTACACGTTGTGTTAGAGTAAAATGAGCTCCGAGTTTGTTTTCTTATAAAGTTCGATAATTTTCTGCAGGTCTGAACTTTTTCCCGGTAGCTGAGTATCGGCTCTTCTGAAGATCATCGCAAAAGCCATCAGTCATGGATGGTGAGTGAGAATCGTCTACGGTTCAATCAGTTCTTAATGTATTAATCGTTCACTAAAGGAATCAAGTTTGGAAGTTTTTGATTTTTATGTTTTGATTTCTGTTGAATCTGTTTCTTTCCTCTTGCTTACTTTTACTGGTTTCAGTCGATTCACAGCCAACCATGGAGGAGACCATATTGGTCGGAGACGATCTGATGATGGGACCTCCCTCCCCTCTCATCCCTCCCGAAATAGCCTCTCATGTGCTTGAAGGCGTCGACTTATGTGATGGGATTTTAAGGAATCTATTTTTGTGTAAgtattccatttttttttcaatgtagATAAGATGGTGGTTGCATCAAATCTTCCTTTTCACACAGAAAATTGCCGCCTTGTGCCGACAAGTAAGCAACCATTTTTTGATATCCAGGTGTGAGTTGTGTATCAAATGGCTTGTTTAGACCATCATACGTTTTCCCACATGAGCTCTTAGTTTCACTACCTGAAAGAAGTGATCAATTCAATATTGGATATTACTCTTCTGCAGGTTTGCAAATAAATGATATCGAGCCATTCTGTCAAGATGAGATTGTTTTGTACCGACAATGTGCTGAGAAGAGGGTGAGATATTGTGAAGGATTGCCTTTTGAATTCCAACCTCATGTTTCATTCTAGAGTTCAAAGAGAAGAATCTTGGAGAACTGGCTCTCATATTACTGATGTTCACTCTTATTCACATTGAAATTTTTTGCAGGATAAGGAGCTGAGACAACGTCTCCAAGAGAGTGAGCGCAAGTTGGGATTGTCAATGCCATTGAATGAGGCTAGCGACAGAGCCTCTCAGCTTCAAGCCGAAGTGACCTCTCTTGAGAGGTACTTTCAGATGAACTTATGAGTGCTGGAGCTTATTGATCGTAAACTCTAATCACCTTTCATTTAAGTCATAGTTGTGACTAAATTTATGTATTCTCAGATTCTCCTTTGGCCTGGTGTTTAAATTGTCCCTCACCGTGTTACCTGTAGGCGATTGATTCTTGCCAGTGGAATTGAAGGGATGGAGGGATTTCGGCAGAGATGGAGTTTGCATGGTCGCCTTACAGATACCAAGTATGTTGTGGATGGATTCTTCATTTTTGCGCTGAAACCATGAAAAGCAACTCCTGTTTACTGGGATAAGATGATGTTTGTTTATGTTGAATGAGGATTTGACGGCTTAACGAAGGATGTTTCTATGAGCACTTTTCTGATGCGTTTGGTTGGAGCCTTCGGTGCTGTATTAATACCTTCCATTTATCAGCTGACCCCAAATTGAACCTTTTTGCAGGCAAAGATTGGGGTCTCTGAAGGACGGAattgaaaatagaaagaaGGATGAGCCAGTCAGAGTAAACAAAGCAAACTCGAAAAGATGGTTCTTTTGGTGAACTGTTTCTGCAGCCTGCAGTGCAAACGGTGCCTGTTCTTGGAGGGCTATAGTAGAAGCCTGTCAGATAAAGTTGCCGAGCTTTTACAGAAGTTCGCCAATAGTCTTGTGTCCGGGACCATCTGAAGACACGCAATGGTAGATTGTCATGCGAATACGGATGGAACTGCATGAAATATATTCTTCCTCTTCCATCTCTCATATATGATGAAATGCTTCGTAATATTTATCATATTCCCCATATTCAATGGCTCCTGCCCATTGAATATGGGGATTCAAATGGGATTCATATTCACGTGATCCTTGACATTTGGTGTTTCTGTTCCCTTGGAATC of the Punica granatum isolate Tunisia-2019 chromosome 6, ASM765513v2, whole genome shotgun sequence genome contains:
- the LOC116212370 gene encoding flagellar radial spoke protein 5 isoform X2; protein product: MCCVVNGMWQISGRWGRIDREDAIDDMLRYADSGLSTFDLADIYGPAEDLYGIFINRVRKERPPEYLEKVRGLTKWVPPPVKMTSDYVKEAINVSRKRMDVASLDMLQFHWWDYSNPGYLDALKHLTDLKEEGKIKTVALTNFDTERLQIILENGIPIVSNQVQHSIVDMRPQQKMAELCILSGVKLITYGTVMGGLLSEKFLDTNLSIPFAGPPLNTPSLQKYKRMVDAWGGWSQFQVLLQTLKKVADKHGVTIPTVAVRYILDQPAVAGSMVGVRLGLSEHINDSKKVFSLVLDEEDVNSIKEVSERGRDLLKVIGDCGDEYRRA
- the LOC116212370 gene encoding flagellar radial spoke protein 5 isoform X1, encoding MAVVAVHNVLPCSNLTPLKYSRSTTKLPTRLESRRAAPGSAVTRCCEGSSGEAGRLVTVKNGNDSLEICRILNGLWQTSGGWGRIDRDDAVEAMLRHTDAGLSTFDMADHYGPAEDLYGIFINRVRKERPPEYLEKVRGLTKWVPPPVKMTSDYVKEAINVSRKRMDVASLDMLQFHWWDYSNPGYLDALKHLTDLKEEGKIKTVALTNFDTERLQIILENGIPIVSNQVQHSIVDMRPQQKMAELCILSGVKLITYGTVMGGLLSEKFLDTNLSIPFAGPPLNTPSLQKYKRMVDAWGGWSQFQVLLQTLKKVADKHGVTIPTVAVRYILDQPAVAGSMVGVRLGLSEHINDSKKVFSLVLDEEDVNSIKEVSERGRDLLKVIGDCGDEYRRA
- the LOC116210128 gene encoding uncharacterized protein LOC116210128; amino-acid sequence: MDVDSQPTMEETILVGDDLMMGPPSPLIPPEIASHVLEGVDLCDGILRNLFLCLQINDIEPFCQDEIVLYRQCAEKRDKELRQRLQESERKLGLSMPLNEASDRASQLQAEVTSLERRLILASGIEGMEGFRQRWSLHGRLTDTKQRLGSLKDGIENRKKDEPVRVNKANSKRWFFW